Proteins encoded in a region of the Zea mays cultivar B73 chromosome 4, Zm-B73-REFERENCE-NAM-5.0, whole genome shotgun sequence genome:
- the LOC100282150 gene encoding adenosylhomocysteinase yields MALSVEKTSSGREYKVKDLSQADFGRLEIELAEVEMPGLMACRAEFGPSKPFAGARISGSLHMTIQTAVLIETLTALGAEVRWCSCNIFSTQDHAAAAIARDSAAVFAWKGETLEEYWWCTERCLDWGEAGGPDLIVDDGGDATLLIHEGVKAEEDYEKTGKIPDPESTDNAEFKIVLTIIRDGLKADPKKYRKMKERLVGVSEETTTGVKRLYQMQETGALLFPAINVNDSVTKSKFDNLYGCRHSLPDGLMRATDVMIAGKVAVVCGYGDVGKGCAAALKQAGARVIVTEIDPICALQALMEGLQVLPLEDVVSEADIFVTTTGNKDIIMVDHMRKMKNNAIVCNIGHFDNEIDMLGLETYPGVKRITIKPQTDRWVFPETNTGIIVLAEGRLMNLGCATGHPSFVMSCSFTNQVIAQLELWKEKSSGKYEKKVYVLPKHLDEKVAALHLGKLGAKLTKLTKSQADYISVPIEGPYKPAHYRY; encoded by the exons ATGGCGCTCTCTGTGGAGAAGACCTCGTCTGGACGGGAGTACAAGGTCAAGGATCTCTCGCAGGCGGACTTCGGCCGCCTCGAGATTGAGCTGGCCGAGGTCGAAATGCCCGGCCTCATGGCGTGCCGCGCCGAGTTCGGCCCGTCCAAGCCCTTCGCCGGCGCTAGGATCTCGGGGTCTCTCCACATGACCATCCAGACCGCCGTCCTCATCGAGACCCTCACCGCGCTCGGCGCCGAGGTCCGCTGGTGCTCCTGCAACATCTTCTCCACGCAGGaccacgccgccgccgccatcgcGCGCGACTCGGCCGCCGTGTTCGCCTGGAAGGGGGAGACCCTCGAGGAGTACTGGTGGTGCACCGAGCGCTGCCTCGACTGGGGCGAGGCGGGCGGCCCCGACCTCATCGTCGACGACGGCGGCGACGCCACGCTGCTCATCCACGAGGGTGTCAAGGCCGAGGAGGATTACGAGAAGACCGGCAAGATCCCCGACCCGGAGTCCACCGACAACGCTGAGTTCAAGATCGTGCTCACCATCATCCGCGACGGGCTCAAGGCTGACCCCAAGAAGTACCGCAAGATGAAGGAGAGGCTTGTCGGCGTCTCTGAGGAGACCACCACGGGTGTCAAGAGGCTCTACCAGATGCAGGAGACCGGCGCCCTCCTCTTCCCTGCCATTAACGTCAACGATTCCGTCACCAAGAGCAAG TTTGACAACCTGTATGGTTGCCGCCACTCGCTCCCTGATGGTCTGATGAGGGCCACTGACGTTATGATCGCCGGAAAGGTTGCCGTGGTCTGCGGATACGGTGATGTCGGCAAGGGTTGTGCTGCTGCCCTCAAGCAGGCTGGTGCCCGTGTCATTGTGACCGAGATCGACCCCATCTGTGCCCTCCAGGCTCTGATGGAGGGTCTTCAGGTCCTTCCCTTGGAGGACGTTGTCTCTGAAGCTGACATCTTCGTGACCACCACTGGCAACAAGGATATCATCATGGTTGACCACATGAGGAAGATGAAGAACAATGCCATTGTCTGCAACATTGGCCACTTTGACAATGAAATTGATATGCTCGGCCTTGAGACCTACCCTGGCGTCAAGCGCATCACCATCAAGCCCCAGACTGACCGCTGGGTGTTCCCCGAGACCAACACTGGCATCATTGTCCTTGCTGAGGGTCGCCTGATGAACCTTGGGTGTGCTACTGGCCATCCTAGCTTTGTCATGTCCTGCTCATTCACTAACCAG GTCATTGCCCAACTTGAACTGTGGAAGGAGAAGAGCTCTGGCAAGTATGAGAAGAAGGTGTATGTGCTCCCCAAGCACCTTGATGAGAAGGTTGCTGCTCTCCACttgggcaagcttggtgccaagctGACCAAGCTCACCAAGTCTCAGGCCGACTACATCAGCGTGCCGATCGAGGGTCCCTACAAGCCTGCCCACTACCGGTACTAG